Part of the Cloacibacterium caeni genome is shown below.
GAAGTGATTCTTTTCCATTTTTAATGATGGAAATATCCTTTTTTCCTAAACATATTTTTGAGTATTTATTCCGAATCTCATAACCTCCAGAATCGTTTTTAAAACCAATACCAAAGTAATTTTTATCATTTACTCGATAATGAATTTCTTTTAAGAATGCGGTTTGATTTTCTACTTTTCTGTTTTTTAAATATTCTAAAAGTGCTGGATGTTGAATGTCTTTGATTTCAATTATTGTATAATTATTTGCTAGAGCTTCTTGCTTCGGATTAGAATTACTTTGATGTTGAAAAGAAGAAAAATTTTGTTGTTCTGCCCAAGCTAAAACATCTTTTATGGAAGCGTTTAGATATTTTTTCATAAAGTCAATATTGTTTCCGCCTATTCCTTCGGAATGGAGATACCAAACGTTGCTTCTTTTATTGAGTTTAAAAGAGGCTTGGGTTTCTCTGGAAAAAGGATTGAGATACCAAGCTTCTTTTTCATTTTGCTTTGTTGGATGGTGTCCGACTGAAACGAGGACTTCTTCCAACTTTATAGAGTTGAATTGGTTGCAGTTCATTTTAATGTTTTTGTTTTCTTTGTTTTTTTTATTTCCTCTTACCTAATTACCTTTTCATTGATTAACAATACTTTAAGGCAAATTTTTTCAATTACCTGTTTTTACCTACTTACCATAAATTTTTAATTAAGGTAACTTTAGGTAACTATTATTAAAATTTAATTACCTTAATAAATCATTGATTATTAGACTTTTAAAAATATAAGGTAACTTGGTAACTTTGGTAAGTGGTTTTATTTAGTTTTTCTTTTAATGAGATAACCATACACCTGAAGTTGAGGATGTTTTATCCTTTGATATTTTAAACTGGTGAGTGCTTTTCCGATTTTTACATTATTCAATCGCAATCCTAAAGCATTGTTCATCGCCAACATAATATCGGTTGCTGTTAGAAATTCTTCCATTTTTTCCGATTTTTCAAAATGTGCAGAAATGAGTTCTTGCTCCATTGAAACTTGTGCATATTTCTCGTTTCTTTTTTCGTTTTCGGTGATATCTGTTGCGGTTAATTCGGAATTGTAATTTTTTCTTTCAAAAGCATTGAAATAAGCTTGAGCCCAAACTTTATCCATATCAATTTCTTTGGAATATTCAAAATCAAAAGAATAAACCTCAAAAATCTACCATCTTATACTTCCAGTTTCATCGGTAAGAAAATCCGTCCGATTGGTAGAGCCTACAAACGAGCAAATTCGTTCTAAAAACTCGGCTTTTCTTGCATAAGGAAGTCTAATATTGGCACTGCTTTTTGAAATGAAAGATTTCAACGTATTGACATCAGATTTAGATAAAACCGCCAATTCATCAAGGTTGCAAATCAAATTTTTACAAATGGAAATAATGCCATCTTTGTCGATGGAGATGTTTTCAGTGTAATAATTTTCTAATTTTGGTGGAATTAAAAACCGTAAAAAAGAGGATTTTCCCGAGTTTTGATGCGATGCCAAAACCAATGATT
Proteins encoded:
- a CDS encoding toprim domain-containing protein — protein: MNCNQFNSIKLEEVLVSVGHHPTKQNEKEAWYLNPFSRETQASFKLNKRSNVWYLHSEGIGGNNIDFMKKYLNASIKDVLAWAEQQNFSSFQHQSNSNPKQEALANNYTIIEIKDIQHPALLEYLKNRKVENQTAFLKEIHYRVNDKNYFGIGFKNDSGGYEIRNKYSKICLGKKDISIIKNGKESLRIFEGFFDFLSFKNIEDNLQKKSSDYIILNSVSMIPKIKNLIQNYQKVELYFDNDNAGNRAIEMIKNAGENIEDCRILYKNHKDLNEFLMSWEMRKRDTGRECEDLNKINTRKIGR